The following are encoded together in the Anguilla rostrata isolate EN2019 chromosome 19, ASM1855537v3, whole genome shotgun sequence genome:
- the LOC135245573 gene encoding protein mono-ADP-ribosyltransferase PARP11-like isoform X1 codes for MSNLGWLTSALTKIDTSRAVSQQWDKTMFTRTAEDESSDVEEMDTSESRWCWFYLAECGVWHIFEVDPSAACSVTSDQIEQNYARNHQGILEFHTAKYTYRLDFSVMKQTNLTTGKQRPIKRALHSATSFRFICDNLALPVPSHWERINTEEPFQLISLGRDTYEYKEVARLFERTMGGALIKLIHRIQNLDLWEFFCRKKAQLRKIKRTDVEEKMLFHGTGHSNVPAICTYNFDWRLTGSHGDVYGKGSYFARDAKYSSKFCHSTGKHNFTLQKHGLAPPTFQSEPSFKSMFLARVLVGEYTLGHPLFSRPPSKDTTITNFYDSCVDDIVNPKIFVIFDSNQVYPEYLIEFF; via the exons ATGTCTAACCTCGGATGGTTGACGAGTGCACTAACTAAAATAGACACAAGTAGGGCTGTTTCACAACAG TGGGACAAAACCATGTTTACAAGGACAGCAGAAGACGAGTCCTCTGATGTGGAGGAGATGGATACCTCGGAGAGCCGCTGGTGTTGGTTCTACCTGGCCGAGTGTGGCGTGTGGCATATTTTTGAG GTGGACCCCAGTGCTGCCTGCTCTGTGACCAGCGACCAAATCGAACAGAATTACGCGAGGAATCATCAGGGCATCCTGGAATTCCACACAGCCAAGTATACCTACAGATTAGATTTCTCAG TAATGAAACAAACTAATCTAACTACTGGAAAGCAACGGCCAATCAAACGAGCCCTCCATTCAGCGACAAGTTTCAG atTTATCTGTGATAACCTTGCTCTGCCCGTTCCCTCACACTGGGAAAGGATCAATACTGAGGAGCCTTTCCAG CTCATCTCTCTGGGCAGAGACACTTATGAGTACAAAGAGGTAGCAAGGTTGTTTGAGAGGACAATGGGAGGAGCCCTCATCAAGTTAATTCACAGAATACAGAACTTAGACCTGTGGGAGTTTTTTTGCCG GAAGAAGGCCCAGCTGAGGAAGATCAAACGGACGGACGTGGAAGAGAAGATGCTGTTCCACGGCACGGGCCACAGCAACGTCCCGGCCATCTGCACCTACAACTTTGACTGGCGGTTGACCGGGAGCCATGGCGACGTCTACGGCAAAG GAAGTTATTTTGCGAGAGATGCCAAGTACTCGAGTAAGTTCTGCCACTCCACCGGGAAACACAACTTCACTTTGCAGAAGCAcggcctggccccgcccacgttCCAGAGTGAGCCGTCCTTCAAGTCCATGTTCCTGGCCCGGGTCCTGGTGGGGGAGTACACCCTGGGACACCCCCTGTTCAGCCGGCCCCCCTCCAAAGACACCACCATCACAAACTTTTACGACAGCTGCGTGGATGACATTGTGAACCCCAAGATCTTTGTGATCTTTGACAGCAACCAGGTGTACCCAGAATATTTAATCGAGTTCTTTTAA
- the LOC135245573 gene encoding protein mono-ADP-ribosyltransferase PARP11-like isoform X2 has protein sequence MFTRTAEDESSDVEEMDTSESRWCWFYLAECGVWHIFEVDPSAACSVTSDQIEQNYARNHQGILEFHTAKYTYRLDFSVMKQTNLTTGKQRPIKRALHSATSFRFICDNLALPVPSHWERINTEEPFQLISLGRDTYEYKEVARLFERTMGGALIKLIHRIQNLDLWEFFCRKKAQLRKIKRTDVEEKMLFHGTGHSNVPAICTYNFDWRLTGSHGDVYGKGSYFARDAKYSSKFCHSTGKHNFTLQKHGLAPPTFQSEPSFKSMFLARVLVGEYTLGHPLFSRPPSKDTTITNFYDSCVDDIVNPKIFVIFDSNQVYPEYLIEFF, from the exons ATGTTTACAAGGACAGCAGAAGACGAGTCCTCTGATGTGGAGGAGATGGATACCTCGGAGAGCCGCTGGTGTTGGTTCTACCTGGCCGAGTGTGGCGTGTGGCATATTTTTGAG GTGGACCCCAGTGCTGCCTGCTCTGTGACCAGCGACCAAATCGAACAGAATTACGCGAGGAATCATCAGGGCATCCTGGAATTCCACACAGCCAAGTATACCTACAGATTAGATTTCTCAG TAATGAAACAAACTAATCTAACTACTGGAAAGCAACGGCCAATCAAACGAGCCCTCCATTCAGCGACAAGTTTCAG atTTATCTGTGATAACCTTGCTCTGCCCGTTCCCTCACACTGGGAAAGGATCAATACTGAGGAGCCTTTCCAG CTCATCTCTCTGGGCAGAGACACTTATGAGTACAAAGAGGTAGCAAGGTTGTTTGAGAGGACAATGGGAGGAGCCCTCATCAAGTTAATTCACAGAATACAGAACTTAGACCTGTGGGAGTTTTTTTGCCG GAAGAAGGCCCAGCTGAGGAAGATCAAACGGACGGACGTGGAAGAGAAGATGCTGTTCCACGGCACGGGCCACAGCAACGTCCCGGCCATCTGCACCTACAACTTTGACTGGCGGTTGACCGGGAGCCATGGCGACGTCTACGGCAAAG GAAGTTATTTTGCGAGAGATGCCAAGTACTCGAGTAAGTTCTGCCACTCCACCGGGAAACACAACTTCACTTTGCAGAAGCAcggcctggccccgcccacgttCCAGAGTGAGCCGTCCTTCAAGTCCATGTTCCTGGCCCGGGTCCTGGTGGGGGAGTACACCCTGGGACACCCCCTGTTCAGCCGGCCCCCCTCCAAAGACACCACCATCACAAACTTTTACGACAGCTGCGTGGATGACATTGTGAACCCCAAGATCTTTGTGATCTTTGACAGCAACCAGGTGTACCCAGAATATTTAATCGAGTTCTTTTAA